One window of Nymphaea colorata isolate Beijing-Zhang1983 chromosome 1, ASM883128v2, whole genome shotgun sequence genomic DNA carries:
- the LOC116245739 gene encoding pentatricopeptide repeat-containing protein At5g66520-like: MPTRHPLSLLLHPRSPLPHIKQVHAQLVAAGLAGDGLAAGPLLAACSLSPSSPLDYALAVFDRIAYAGAFARNTIIRGFAERGEPRHGIALYARFASLGAAPNNYSFPFVLKSCARAAALPEGEQIHGHALKLGFAADVFVANALVHFYGCCGRTAAACQVFDGIPHRDVVSWNALLAVYVKDGQIDEARLLFDGIPRKDEVSWSTLASGYVRNGLLEEGLMVFDSMRESGAPANEALVVTVLSATAQLGMLEKGQSIHDYIKSSGIPISNILATALIDTYMRCGSVDRAHQVFVSSIHRGVSAWNAMICGLAIHGHGRDALNLFNSFLGQGLQPDKITFVGLLSACSHSGLVEDGRLCFKSMREGYGIEPEMEHYGCMVDLLGRAGMVYEAEALIKEMPGSPDPVIWGMLLNACRIHGNTDLGERIGKMLLNLQPYHDGNYVLLSGIYAREKRWGDVLQVRELMKDRLTTKVPGWSLIEADGRVHRFVMGDREHPRSGEIHMMLNEIQRRLKCAGYVPNTSPVLHDIEDEEKEHVIAEHSERLAMAFGLIVIDPGCPIRIIKNLRVCWDCHEVIKMISEVFDRELIIRDGSRFHHFKLGRCSCLDYW, encoded by the coding sequence ATGCCCACCcgccaccctctctctctcctcctccacccGCGGTCGCCGTTGCCTCACATCAAGCAAGTCCACGCCCAGCTCGTCGCCGCCGGCCTTGCCGGCGACGGCTTGGCCGCCGGTCCCCTCCTCGCCGCctgctccctctccccctcctctCCCCTGGACTACGCCCTCGCCGTCTTCGACCGCATCGCCTATGCCGGCGCCTTCGCCCGCAACACCATCATCCGGGGATTCGCCGAGCGCGGCGAACCCCGCCACGGTATCGCCCTCTACGCGCGGTTCGCCTCCCTAGGCGCCGCCCCGAACAACTACTCCTTCCCTTTCGTTCTCAAGTCCTGCGCCCGAGCTGCCGCTCTCCCGGAGGGCGAGCAGATCCACGGGCACGCGCTGAAGCTCGGCTTCGCAGCCGACGTTTTCGTCGCCAATGCACTGGTCCATTTCTATGGCTGCTGCGGGAGGACTGCCGCTGCTTGCCAAGTGTTTGATGGAATTCCTCATCGGGACGTTGTCTCTTGGAACGCTTTGCTCGCGGTTTATGTTAAGGACGGCCAAATCGATGAGGCTCGCCTATTGTTTGATGGAATCCCTCGGAAGGATGAGGTTTCTTGGAGTACTCTGGCATCTGGGTACGTCCGAAACGGCCTCCTGGAAGAAGGATTAATGGTGTTCGATTCGATGAGAGAGAGTGGCGCTCCGGCAAATGAGGCCTTAGTTGTTACGGTGTTATCGGCTACCGCCCAGCTCGGTATGCTGGAGAAGGGGCAGAGCATTCATGATTACATCAAATCCTCTGGAATCCCAATAAGCAACATCCTCGCCACGGCTTTGATCGATACGTATATGAGGTGTGGCAGCGTGGATCGTGCACACCAAGTGTTTGTTTCATCGATACACAGAGGCGTCTCGGCTTGGAACGCTATGATTTGCGGCCTAGCAATCCATGGCCACGGCCGAGACGCTCTAAACCTTTTCAACAGCTTCCTAGGTCAAGGACTTCAGCCAGATAAGATCACGTTTGTGGGCCTGTTGAGCGCATGCAGCCACTCAGGTTTGGTTGAAGATGGAAGGCTCTGCTTCAAGTCCATGAGAGAAGGCTATGGAATTGAACCGGAAATGGAGCATTATGGGTGCATGGTAGACCTTCTGGGTCGTGCCGGAATGGTGTACGAAGCAGAAGCTCTGATCAAAGAAATGCCTGGTTCACCAGATCCAGTCATCTGGGGAATGCTTCTTAATGCATGTAGGATTCATGGAAACACTGACCTGGGTGAAAGGATTGGGAAGATGCTTCTAAACTTGCAACCTTACCATGATGGCAACTACGTGCTTTTATCGGGCATCTACGCTAGGGAGAAGCGATGGGGTGATGTCCTCCAAGTAAGGGAGTTGATGAAAGATAGACTTACAACGAAAGTTCCTGGCTGGAGCTTGATAGAGGCTGATGGTAGAGTACACAGGTTTGTTATGGGAGATAGAGAACATCCCAGGTCTGGTGAGATCCACATGATGTTGAATGAGATCCAAAGGAGGTTAAAATGTGCTGGTTACGTGCCTAATACATCGCCAGTTTTACATGACATTGAGGATGAGgagaaggagcatgttatagcaGAGCACAGTGAGAGGTTGGCCATGGCATTTGGACTGATTGTGATAGACCCAGGATGTCCGATTCGCATCATAAAGAACCTGCGAGTTTGTTGGGACTGCCATGAAGTTATCAAGATGATCTCAGAGGTGTTTGACAGAGAGTTGATCATCAGGGATGGGAGTAGGTTTCACCATTTCAAATTGGGGAGGTGTTCATGTCTCGATTACTGGTGA